A section of the Tenrec ecaudatus isolate mTenEca1 chromosome 10, mTenEca1.hap1, whole genome shotgun sequence genome encodes:
- the XPA gene encoding DNA repair protein complementing XP-A cells isoform X2 produces MATSEGASPEPVGQPAELPASVRASIERKRQRALMLRQARLAARPYPETAAAATGGMVNVKATPKLIDTGGGFILEEEEEDRKIGTIVHQPGPVMEFDYTICEECGKEFMDSYLMNHFDLETCDNCRDADDKHKLITKTEAKQEYLLKDCDLEKREPALKFIVKKNPHHSQWGDMKLYLKLQIVKRSLEVWGSQEALEEEKEVRQENREKMKQKKFDKKVKELRRAVRSSVWKRETAAHQHEYGPEESLEDDMYRKACTVCGHELTYEKM; encoded by the exons ATGGCCACCTCCGAGGGAGCTTCGCCCGAGCCGGTGGGACAACCTGCAGAGCTGCCAGCGTCGGTGCGGGCGAGCATCGAGCGGAAGCGGCAGCGGGCACTGATGCTGCGCCAGGCCCGGCTGGCGGCCCGACCCTACCCGGAGACGGCGGCTGCGGCCACTGGAG GCATGGTGAATGTAAAAGCAACCCCAAAGTTAATCGACACAGGAGGCGGCTTCAttttggaagaggaggaggaggatcgtAAAATTGGAACCATTGTTCATCAGCCAG GACCTGTTATGGAATTTGATTATACAATATGTGAAGAATGTGGGAAAGAATTTATGGATTCCTATCTCATGAACCACTTTGATTTGGAAACTTGTGATAACTGCAG AGACGCTGATGATAAACACAAGCTAATAACGAAAACAGAAGCAAAGCAAGAGTACCTTCTGAAGGACTGTGATTTGGAGAAGAGAGAACCAGCCCTGAAATTCATTGTGAAGAAGAATCCTCATCATTCACAGTGGGGCGATATGAAGCTCTACTTAAAACTGCAG ATTGTGAAGCGATCTCTTGAAGTGTGGGGTAGtcaggaagcactggaagaagaaaaggaagtcCGACAGGAAAACCGGGAAAAGATGAAACAGAAGAAGTTTGATAAAAAAGTAAAAG AACTGCGGCGAGCAGTACGAAGCAGTGTGTGGAAGAGAGAAACAGCAGCACACCAGCACGAGTACGGGCCAGAAGAGAGCCTGGAAGATGACATGTACCGGAAGGCATGCACTGTGTGTGGCCACGAGTTGACTTATGAGAAAATGTGA
- the XPA gene encoding DNA repair protein complementing XP-A cells isoform X1 translates to MATSEGASPEPVGQPAELPASVRASIERKRQRALMLRQARLAARPYPETAAAATGGMVNVKATPKLIDTGGGFILEEEEEDRKIGTIVHQPGPVMEFDYTICEECGKEFMDSYLMNHFDLETCDNCRDADDKHKLITKTEAKQEYLLKDCDLEKREPALKFIVKKNPHHSQWGDMKLYLKLQVSAKLPSFIHSLQALDQIVKRSLEVWGSQEALEEEKEVRQENREKMKQKKFDKKVKELRRAVRSSVWKRETAAHQHEYGPEESLEDDMYRKACTVCGHELTYEKM, encoded by the exons ATGGCCACCTCCGAGGGAGCTTCGCCCGAGCCGGTGGGACAACCTGCAGAGCTGCCAGCGTCGGTGCGGGCGAGCATCGAGCGGAAGCGGCAGCGGGCACTGATGCTGCGCCAGGCCCGGCTGGCGGCCCGACCCTACCCGGAGACGGCGGCTGCGGCCACTGGAG GCATGGTGAATGTAAAAGCAACCCCAAAGTTAATCGACACAGGAGGCGGCTTCAttttggaagaggaggaggaggatcgtAAAATTGGAACCATTGTTCATCAGCCAG GACCTGTTATGGAATTTGATTATACAATATGTGAAGAATGTGGGAAAGAATTTATGGATTCCTATCTCATGAACCACTTTGATTTGGAAACTTGTGATAACTGCAG AGACGCTGATGATAAACACAAGCTAATAACGAAAACAGAAGCAAAGCAAGAGTACCTTCTGAAGGACTGTGATTTGGAGAAGAGAGAACCAGCCCTGAAATTCATTGTGAAGAAGAATCCTCATCATTCACAGTGGGGCGATATGAAGCTCTACTTAAAACTGCAGGTCTCTGCTAAGTTgccctcattcattcattcattgcaaGCTCTGGATCAG ATTGTGAAGCGATCTCTTGAAGTGTGGGGTAGtcaggaagcactggaagaagaaaaggaagtcCGACAGGAAAACCGGGAAAAGATGAAACAGAAGAAGTTTGATAAAAAAGTAAAAG AACTGCGGCGAGCAGTACGAAGCAGTGTGTGGAAGAGAGAAACAGCAGCACACCAGCACGAGTACGGGCCAGAAGAGAGCCTGGAAGATGACATGTACCGGAAGGCATGCACTGTGTGTGGCCACGAGTTGACTTATGAGAAAATGTGA